A genomic region of Arachis stenosperma cultivar V10309 chromosome 9, arast.V10309.gnm1.PFL2, whole genome shotgun sequence contains the following coding sequences:
- the LOC130949280 gene encoding uncharacterized mitochondrial protein AtMg00860-like, with translation MDWKQPTTVTEIRSFLGLAGYYRRFIKGFSQLALPLTKLTRKDTPFVWTPECEENFQALKKKLTTAPVLVLPEPNKPFEVAEEMLMHKLYEVMSAHGLTKKSDDNSNTVDNVGALTENNNNKAVAHPSSIETRGQQREITPFRYTYRRR, from the exons atggattggaagcaaccaaccacaGTAActgagataaggagttttctgggcttagctggctattaccgaaggttcaTCAAAGGCTTTTCGCAATTAGCTTTGCCgttgacaaagttaacccgcaaagacactccgtttgtttggactcccgAGTGCGAGGAGAACTTTCAggcattgaagaaaaagttgaccactgcacctgtgttggTGTTACCTGAACCGAACAAACCATTTGAG GTCGCAGAAGAAATGCTTATGCACAAGCTCTATGAAGTTATGTCAGCTCATGGTCTAACTAAAAAG AGTGATGACAATTCCAATACTGTTGATAATGTTGGAGCTTTAActgaaaataacaataacaaagcTGTTGCACACCCCAGCAGTATAGAAACTCGTGGGCAACAAAGGGAAATCACTCCTTTTCGATACACTTATAGGAGGAGATAA